From a single Anabas testudineus chromosome 5, fAnaTes1.2, whole genome shotgun sequence genomic region:
- the per3 gene encoding period circadian protein homolog 3 isoform X2, which yields MCDLSTAMPGGDSGPDGEEPALLSARGEGGSEGRVVSGQQDGGAQSEHLIGEKSGVSGREVGQEDDELTSSSHDLSSSANHSPGSTTGSTSTSTKSSEHANGGKGQAHKEVMVTVAEMKKRLPSDKRSRSKASTVEALNYALHCVKQVQANSEYYKLLMRNGQDERRDATVCTLEELERVTSEHTLKNTDSFVVGFSLTSGRVLYASEQAPSILCCKRKFLESAKFVELLFHQDVNVFYSHTAQPHLPPWSNSHTGVLFDCAQVKSFFCRIRGGKDREGEMRYNPFRITPYLLKVQGTGSSEEEPCCLALAERIISGYEAPRIPMDKRIFTTTHSTGCVFLEVDDRAVPLLGYLPQDLIGTSLLTCIHPEDRPLMLSMHRKVLKYAGQPPFEHSPVRLRCQNGDYITLDTSWSSFINPWSRKVAFIIGRHKVRTSPLNEDVFAAQTKEDIPVTHEEIKDLQAKIYKLFLQPVHNNGSSGYGSLGSNGSHEHYISVASSSDSNGNLWEDTHREPMTLQQICADVNRVKSWGQQAFLDSSHKISFLGKPSTAHLPPTASNPEIRDREESRKQTHIPSYQQINCVDNIIRYLESCTGSALKRKSESHSLATSSSSSSTAEEDKPAGANDAVQASSDVMVLDSEVSVGPTAAAVVGAPLTDITMSTKAMSVVSVTSQCSYSSTIVHVPQPESEATALEDAPMGSEPADAAPTPVRPTPSPATEERRFVGLTKEVLSAHTQKEEQEYVDRFRHRILQSPYSSYLQLDNSSMAHSHHPGDYLRPLSAGGWNRPRKGKPRHKRPKPQGSSDSYASPPGPTCCVLDSSWPSSESSQPQIGAPYSQTSPLQATMFPIMATQPGSEQPPRPQHLPGATPVVLQPPDQTQLSYNFNVMQPAQSLSGMQPIQMEPIQDMQNIPNFYNMQPMAPAHNINPYMTPVMALILPNYPTFTTGYPSIYQPAVPSMMPQAPVSMTGFATGTAPFPPPQFQAQPSFHPQTSPGPLICPPRPSSSVGEEEEAAGPPALFSSSRSSSPLQLNLLQEELPKPSEVQNSTGHNHAESLHEQNANEGDAPSESGNHDAQSTSSELLDMLLQEDARSGTGSNASGSGSGESGGSLGSGSGSGSNGTSTSHTGSSNSSKYFASNDSSDTSRKARKSQETPAEPQHSFDTRVESSLWTMIQNTPERVMMTYQIHTRNQNEVLAEDREKLCAFQPLQPWFSKEQREELAEVHPWIKQHTIPQEIDTQGCVSCNAGSGGPHSPHPPVPDSSSPLESPQLDSIGPEVDT from the exons ATGTGTGACCTAAGTACGGCGATGCCTGGGGGTGACAGTGGTCCAGATGGGGAGGAGCCTGCATTACTGTCAGCCAGAGGAGAAGGTGGATCTGAGGGGAGGGTGGTATCAGGGCAGCAGGATGGAGGGGCACAGTCTGAGCACCTTATTGGAGAGAAGAGTGGAGTTTCAGGGAGAGAGGTGGGGCAAGAAGATGACGAGTTGACTAGCAGTTCACATGACCTCTCTTCCTCAGCCAATCACAGTCCTGGGAGCACCACTGGATCCACCTCAACTTCAACTAAGAG cAGTGAACATGCAAATGGTGGCAAAGGGCAAGCCCACAAAGAGGTGATGGTCACAGTGGCTGAGATGAAGAAGAGGCTACCATCAGACAAACGCAGTCGCAGCAAAGCCAGCACTGTGGAAGCCTTAAATTATGCACTTCACTGTGTCAAACAAGTGCAAG CAAATAGCGAATACTACAAGCTGCTGATGAGAAACGGCCAGGATGAGAGGCGAGATGCCACTGTTTGCACCCTGGAAGAGTTGGAGAGAGTCACTTCTGAACACACCCTTAAAAACACg GACTCCTTCGTGGTGGGTTTCTCCCTGACAAGTGGGCGCGTGCTGTACGCATCAGAACAAGCTCCCAGCATCCTTTGCTGCAAGAGGAAGTTCCTAGAGTCAGCCAAGTTTGTAGAGCTGCTCTTCCACCAAGATGTAAATGTCTTCTACTCACACACGGCGCAGCCGCATCTCCCACCCTGGAGCAACTCGCACACAG GGGTTCTGTTTGACTGTGCACAGGTTAAGTCTTTCTTCTGCAGAATCAG gGGTGGTAAGGACCGTGAGGGTGAGATGCGGTACAACCCATTCCGAATCACCCCGTACCTGCTTAAGGTGCAGGGAACAGGAAGTAGTGAGGAGGAGCCATGCTGCCTGGCACTGGCTGAACGCATAATATCTGGATATGAAG CACCCCGAATCCCTATGGACAAGCGCATCTTTACCACCACACACTCTACTGGCTGTGTGTTCCTAGAAGTGGATGACAG GGCTGTGCCGTTGTTAGGATACCTTCCTCAGGATCTGATTGGCACATCATTGCTGACCTGCATTCACCCAGAGGACCGGCCGCTCATGCTTTCTATGCACCGAAAGG TGTTAAAGTATGCAGGCCAGCCTCCCTTTGAGCACTCTCCAGTGCGTCTGCGCTGTCAAAATGGTGACTACATCACTTTGGACACTAGCTGGTCGAGCTTCATCAACCCCTGGAGCCGCAAGGTGGCCTTTATCATTGGAAGGCATAAAGTCAGGAC GAGTCCACTGAATGAGGATGTGTTTGCTGCTCAGACTAAAGAGGATATTCCAGTCACTCATGAGGAAATAAAAGATCTGCAAGCAAAGATCTATAAGCTTTTCCTGCAG CCGGTCCACAACAATGGTTCTAGTGGCTACGGTAGTTTGGGAAGTAATGGCTCTCATGAGCATTACATCAGTGTAGCTTCTTCAAGTGACAGCAATGGCAACTTATGGGAAGACACACACCGGGAACCG ATGACTTTGCAGCAGATATGTGCTGATGTAAACAGAGTGAAGAGTTGGGGACAGCAAGCGTTTCTGGATTCCAGCCACAAAATTTCTTTTCTTGGCAAACCTTCCACAG CACATCTGCCTCCTACAGCCTCCAACCCTGAGATCAGAGATCGTGAAGAAAGCAggaagcaaacacacattccGTCCTATCAGCAGATCAACTGCGTCGACAACATCATCAG ATATCTGGAGAGCTGCACAGGTTCAGCTCTTAAGCGAAAGAGTGAATCTCATTCACTGGCTACTTCTTCTTCGTCATCCTCCACTGCAGAAGAAGACAAGCCAGCTGGAGCTAATGACGCAGTTCAGGCCAGCTCAGATg TCATGGTATTGGACAGTGAGGTGTCAGTGGGCCctacagctgcagctgtagTCGGAGCACCTCTGACAGACATTACAATGTCCACTAAGGCAATGAGCGTGGTTTCAGTTACCAGTCAGTGTTCATACAGCAGCACCATCGTACATGTGCCTCAGCCTGAGTCAG AGGCCACAGCACTGGAGGATGCACCAATGGGCAGTGAGCCTGCTGATGCTGCCCCGACCCCTGTTCGGCCAACCCCAAGCCCtgcaacagaggagagaaggtTTGTAGGTCTTACCAAAGAGGTGCTATCAGCTCACACCCAGAAGGAGGAGCAAGAGTATGTGGATCGCTTCCGTCATCGCATCCTCCAGAGCCCTTACAGCTCCTATCTGCAGCTGGACAATAGCTCCATGGCTCACTCCCACCACCCAG GTGACTACCTACGTCCTTTGAGCGCTGGTGGGTGGAACCGCCCTCGGAAAGGAAAGCCCAGACACAAACGCCCCAAACCCCAAGGTTCCTCAGACAGCTATGCCTCCCCACCTGGCCCAACTTGCTGTGTCCTTGACTCTTCCTGGCCCTCTTCGGAGTCATCCCAGCCCCAGATAGGGGCGCCATACAGCCAAACATCCCCGCTCCAGGCAACAATGTTCCCTATCATGGCGACTCAGCCTGGTTCAGAGCAGCCACCCAGACCTCAGCACCTGCCTGGAGCGACTCCTGTAGTGCTGCAGCCTCCTGACCAAACGCAGCTCAGCTACAACTTTAACGTCATGCAGCCTGCTCAGAGCCTTTCAGGCATGCAACCAATTCAGATGGAGCCGATTCAGGATATGCAAAATATCCCAAACTTTTACAACATGCAGCCTATGGCACCAGCCCACAACATCAACCCTTACATGACTCCAGTCATGGCTCTTATCCTGCCCAACTACCCAACTTTCACTACAGGCTACCCGTCCATTTACCAACCTGCCGTACCATCCATGATGCCCCAGGCACCGGTCAGCATGACAGGCTTTGCTACTGGAACTGCACCCTTCCCACCGCCCCAGTTCCAAGCCCAGCCTAGCTTCCACCCTCAGACTTCTCCAGGCCCTTTAATTTGTCCACCTAGACCCAGCTCTTCTGtcggggaggaggaggaggcagctggACCTCCAGCTTTATTCTCTAGCTCTCGGTCGAGTTCTCCGCTGCAGCTGAACTTGCTGCAGGAAGAGTTGCCCAAGCCAAGTGAAGTGCAGAACAGCACTGGGCACAACCATGCCGAGAGCCTCCACGAACAAAATGCCAATGAG GGTGACGCCCCCAGTGAGTCGGGGAACCATGATGCCCAGTCTACATCCAGTGAACTGCTTgacatgctgctgcaggaggatGCCAGGTCTGGAACTGGCTCCAATGCCTCCGGGTCTGGGTCTGGAGAGTCTGGAGGCTCCCTTGGATCTGGGTCTGGATCTGGTTCGAATGGAACCTCCACCTCTCACACTG gcagcagcaacagcagcaaatacTTTGCCAGCAATGATTCGTCAGACACGTCACGCAAAGCACGCAAGAGCCAGGAGACACCAGCAGAGCCCCAACACAGCTTCGACACCCGAGTGGAGAGCTCACTGTGGACCATGATTCAGAACACTCCTGAACGCGTGATGATGACGTACCAGATCCACACTAG AAACCAGAATGAAGTATTGGCAGAAGACAGGGAGAAGCTTTGCGCGTTTCAGCCCCTCCAGCCATGGTTCAGcaaggagcagagagaagagctgGCTGAAGTCCACCCCTGGATCAAGCAGCACACTATCCCACAGGAAATTGACACACAG GGTTGTGTGAGCTGCAACGCAGGTTCAGGAGGCCCCCACTCTCCTCACCCTCCTGTCCCAGACAGTTCATCCCCACTGGAAAGTCCTCAGCTGGACTCTATTGGACCTGAGGTGGACACTTAA